In Meiothermus ruber DSM 1279, the following proteins share a genomic window:
- a CDS encoding S41 family peptidase, with the protein MDSRRLWGVVWVLWAGLALASPAQDLLDEVSRLLGDYYGGFSQVRLQELKQKYQGELEKVCAQEVSCPSNKAYPILQALVAEYGDRHTRYFTPEDYAEIQRRLAGSSSSRPQLGVQLQVVSGLEGLLVVEVSAHTPAEEAGLRRGDRILAINGEALPQAEGERIEFVRERVALGAPLKLTVQRAQQRLELEVLPRIISLRQLPTLSLRPDRVAVLRIPSFSGYQQVGPRIHELVRQAQAAGAQAMVIDLRNNGGGVLSECLVGAGAFVKETYRRLQDNLRASEQGFKEGYYYLRFGGRERPQYEVQAAYWTGPVVVLVNERTASCAEYFTFDLQEGRQAPVIGQPTAGVGNTATVFLRLSDGSGLQITTSRAQRKDGSFYPERVTPTLNLSDDWYALAEGRDLLLEKAVELLMSADIGLERE; encoded by the coding sequence ATGGACAGCCGGCGGCTTTGGGGGGTTGTATGGGTGTTGTGGGCGGGGCTTGCGCTGGCCAGCCCGGCGCAGGATCTGCTCGACGAGGTAAGCCGTTTGCTGGGCGATTACTACGGCGGGTTCTCCCAGGTCAGGCTGCAGGAACTCAAACAGAAGTACCAGGGGGAGCTCGAGAAGGTCTGTGCCCAGGAGGTGAGCTGCCCCAGCAACAAGGCCTATCCGATCCTTCAGGCCCTGGTGGCCGAGTACGGCGACCGGCACACCCGCTACTTCACCCCCGAAGACTACGCCGAGATTCAAAGGCGGCTGGCCGGAAGCAGCAGCAGCCGCCCCCAACTGGGGGTGCAGCTCCAGGTGGTGTCGGGGCTGGAAGGTCTCCTGGTGGTGGAAGTAAGCGCCCACACTCCCGCCGAGGAGGCTGGGTTGCGCCGGGGTGACCGCATTCTGGCCATCAACGGCGAGGCGCTGCCCCAGGCCGAAGGCGAGCGCATAGAATTTGTGCGCGAGCGGGTGGCCCTGGGCGCCCCTCTCAAACTGACCGTCCAGCGGGCCCAGCAGCGCCTGGAGCTCGAGGTGCTCCCCCGCATTATCTCCCTGCGGCAGTTGCCCACCCTCAGCCTCCGGCCCGATCGGGTGGCGGTCTTGCGCATCCCTTCCTTTAGCGGTTACCAGCAGGTAGGGCCGCGAATCCATGAGCTGGTGCGGCAGGCCCAGGCCGCAGGAGCCCAGGCCATGGTCATTGACCTGCGCAACAACGGCGGCGGGGTGCTGAGCGAGTGTCTGGTAGGGGCCGGGGCCTTTGTTAAGGAAACCTACCGCCGCTTACAGGATAACCTGCGGGCCAGCGAACAGGGTTTCAAGGAAGGCTACTACTACCTCCGGTTTGGGGGGCGGGAACGCCCGCAGTACGAGGTGCAGGCCGCCTACTGGACGGGCCCGGTGGTGGTGCTGGTGAACGAGCGCACCGCCTCGTGCGCCGAGTACTTCACCTTCGACCTGCAAGAGGGCCGTCAGGCCCCGGTCATCGGCCAGCCGACCGCTGGTGTGGGCAACACCGCCACGGTCTTCCTGCGCCTGAGCGATGGCTCGGGTCTGCAGATCACCACCTCGAGGGCCCAGCGCAAAGACGGCAGCTTCTACCCCGAGCGGGTAACCCCCACCCTAAACCTTTCCGACGACTGGTACGCCCTGGCCGAAGGGCGCGATCTGCTGCTGGAGAAAGCCGTCGAACTCTTGATGAGTGCGGATATTGGCTTGGAGCGGGAGTAG
- a CDS encoding acyl-CoA thioesterase — protein MRFPVRVPIEVRFSDLDTLKHVNNAVYLTYDEVARGHYLRRAGAAIDSGNFVMARAEVDYIRPILFAEPVEIAIRVEKVGNSSFRTLSETWASGELAARIKVVVVWLENGKPARIPDWLREAIRAMESEPVEGL, from the coding sequence ATGCGGTTTCCGGTGCGCGTTCCCATCGAAGTACGCTTTAGCGACCTAGACACCCTCAAACACGTCAACAACGCGGTGTATCTGACCTACGACGAGGTGGCCCGGGGCCACTACCTGCGCCGGGCGGGGGCGGCCATAGACAGCGGCAACTTTGTGATGGCCCGGGCCGAGGTGGATTACATCCGCCCCATCCTGTTTGCCGAGCCGGTGGAAATTGCCATCCGGGTGGAGAAGGTGGGCAACTCGAGCTTCCGCACCCTGAGCGAGACCTGGGCCAGCGGGGAGCTGGCCGCCCGCATCAAGGTGGTGGTGGTCTGGCTGGAGAACGGCAAGCCCGCCCGCATTCCCGACTGGCTGCGCGAGGCCATCCGGGCTATGGAGAGCGAGCCGGTAGAGGGTTTGTAA
- a CDS encoding M3 family oligoendopeptidase, with amino-acid sequence MSQAITELPTWDLDALFPGFESEKFRSTWNQVAGQLQDLQEFIERHRIGRDDAATDRATFEALLDKLNTFGDTLGPLFAYVLMRVDTDSADAEAQAKLSELELLHLEFQKLRPRLQRWLAGLEAEAVGAGDYRILIEEAKVLAQHLMSEAEEVLAAELSLSGGRAWVKLHGNLTSQITAVLNGEEQPITAVRNLAMHPDEAVRKAAYEAELKAWKANEVALAAALNGYKGEVSTLNRKRGWEDDLAPALFENRIGRKTLEALQQAMVESLPHWRRYFAAKARALGKERLDWWDLFAPIVRPGQTPKKWSWEEGRRFIVEHLSGFSQAAADLAERAYAEGWMDAPPRKGKVGGAYCTPVGQGASRILLNHENSFESISTLAHELGHAYHNYCLREVPYLLRQEPMTLAETASIMNETVIGEAALRVLPPADQLGVLEGGLQSAAQVIVDIHSRFLFEQAVFARRRARELSAEEFCGLMLEAQQATYGEALATYHPYMWAVKGHYYGSNFYNFPYAFGLLFGLALYQRYRQEGPGFVARYEELLASVGRYPAEQLAARFGFDLESVAFWREGMAVLLARIERFEALLNQ; translated from the coding sequence ATGAGCCAAGCCATCACCGAACTTCCAACCTGGGATCTGGACGCCTTGTTTCCGGGCTTCGAATCTGAAAAGTTCAGGTCTACCTGGAACCAGGTGGCCGGCCAGTTGCAGGATTTACAGGAGTTCATCGAAAGGCACCGCATAGGCCGGGACGATGCCGCCACCGACCGCGCCACCTTCGAGGCCCTGCTGGACAAGCTGAACACCTTCGGCGATACCCTGGGGCCTCTCTTTGCCTATGTGCTGATGCGGGTGGACACCGATAGCGCCGACGCGGAGGCCCAGGCCAAGCTTTCCGAGCTCGAGCTTCTCCATCTAGAGTTCCAGAAACTGCGCCCCCGCCTGCAACGCTGGCTGGCTGGCCTCGAGGCCGAAGCGGTGGGCGCCGGCGATTACCGGATTCTCATCGAGGAAGCCAAAGTGCTGGCCCAGCACCTGATGTCGGAAGCAGAAGAGGTGCTGGCCGCCGAGCTTTCGCTCTCGGGGGGGCGGGCCTGGGTCAAGCTGCACGGCAACCTGACCAGCCAGATTACGGCGGTGTTGAATGGCGAGGAGCAGCCCATCACGGCGGTGCGCAACCTGGCCATGCACCCCGACGAGGCGGTGCGCAAAGCCGCCTACGAAGCCGAGCTAAAGGCCTGGAAAGCCAACGAAGTGGCCCTGGCAGCAGCCCTGAACGGCTACAAGGGCGAGGTCTCAACCCTCAACCGCAAGCGCGGCTGGGAAGACGACCTGGCCCCGGCCCTGTTTGAAAACCGCATTGGCCGCAAGACCCTCGAGGCCCTGCAACAGGCCATGGTGGAGAGCCTGCCCCACTGGCGGCGTTACTTTGCGGCCAAAGCCAGGGCCCTGGGCAAGGAGCGGCTGGACTGGTGGGATCTGTTCGCCCCCATCGTGCGGCCCGGCCAGACCCCCAAAAAGTGGAGCTGGGAAGAGGGCCGGCGCTTTATTGTGGAGCACCTGTCGGGCTTCTCGCAGGCCGCTGCCGATCTGGCCGAGCGGGCCTATGCCGAAGGCTGGATGGACGCTCCGCCCCGCAAGGGCAAGGTGGGCGGGGCCTACTGCACCCCGGTGGGGCAGGGGGCCTCACGCATCCTGCTCAACCACGAGAATAGCTTTGAGTCTATTTCCACCCTGGCCCACGAGCTGGGCCACGCCTACCACAACTACTGCTTGCGCGAGGTGCCCTATCTGTTGCGCCAGGAGCCCATGACCCTGGCCGAGACGGCCTCCATCATGAACGAGACCGTAATCGGGGAGGCCGCGCTTAGGGTGCTGCCGCCCGCCGACCAACTAGGGGTGCTCGAGGGCGGTTTGCAAAGTGCGGCCCAGGTGATCGTGGACATTCACTCGCGCTTCCTGTTCGAACAGGCGGTGTTTGCCCGGCGGCGGGCGCGGGAGCTATCGGCCGAGGAGTTTTGTGGCTTGATGCTCGAGGCCCAGCAGGCCACCTATGGCGAGGCCCTGGCTACCTACCATCCCTACATGTGGGCGGTAAAGGGCCACTACTACGGCTCCAACTTCTATAACTTTCCCTATGCCTTTGGGCTTTTGTTTGGGCTGGCCCTCTACCAGCGCTACCGGCAGGAAGGCCCGGGGTTTGTGGCCCGCTACGAGGAGCTGCTGGCCTCGGTGGGCAGGTACCCCGCCGAGCAACTGGCGGCCCGCTTTGGCTTCGATCTGGAGTCGGTGGCCTTTTGGCGGGAGGGGATGGCCGTGCTGCTGGCCCGCATCGAGCGTTTCGAGGCGTTGCTAAACCAATGA
- a CDS encoding SHOCT-like domain-containing protein: MQDKKRIMDMVKEGRITAEEAIRLLEAMDSSASKTASSGYAAVVAPPPPKGLAKMIRIVVDGEDVKVKVNIPAALAKFAANFIPPEAKQQLSAQGIDIAGILDMLKGELPEGRLLDVEISDVGKVGDGEVRMTGPMRVLIEVV, encoded by the coding sequence ATGCAAGACAAGAAACGCATAATGGACATGGTCAAGGAAGGCAGAATTACCGCCGAGGAGGCCATTCGCCTGCTGGAAGCGATGGACTCGAGCGCGTCCAAAACCGCGTCCTCGGGCTACGCTGCGGTGGTGGCCCCCCCACCCCCCAAAGGCCTCGCCAAGATGATCCGTATCGTGGTGGACGGCGAAGACGTCAAGGTTAAGGTCAACATTCCGGCGGCCCTTGCCAAGTTTGCCGCCAACTTCATCCCCCCCGAGGCCAAGCAGCAGCTAAGCGCCCAGGGCATTGATATTGCCGGCATCCTGGACATGCTCAAAGGTGAGCTGCCCGAAGGGCGCTTGCTGGATGTGGAAATCAGCGATGTGGGCAAGGTGGGCGACGGAGAAGTCAGGATGACCGGCCCCATGCGGGTCTTGATTGAGGTGGTCTGA
- a CDS encoding DUF2089 domain-containing protein: protein MRPFPMPTQCPVEGCHGHLHVTGLVCPVCRTEIRGEFQPNEFALLPPEHLEFLRLYIKVRGNLKEVERILGLSYPTIRARFEALLRVLGYEYQEVPEGPSPQEKEAILDALEKGQISAAEAAEQLRALKRR from the coding sequence ATGAGACCTTTCCCCATGCCTACCCAGTGCCCGGTAGAAGGCTGCCACGGGCACCTGCACGTGACCGGGCTGGTCTGCCCGGTGTGTCGCACCGAGATTCGGGGCGAGTTCCAGCCCAACGAGTTTGCCCTGCTGCCGCCCGAGCACCTCGAGTTTTTGCGCCTGTACATCAAGGTGCGGGGCAACCTCAAGGAAGTGGAACGCATTCTGGGGCTTTCCTACCCCACTATCCGGGCCCGCTTCGAGGCCCTGCTCAGGGTGCTGGGCTACGAGTACCAGGAAGTACCCGAGGGCCCCAGCCCCCAGGAGAAGGAGGCCATCCTTGATGCTCTGGAAAAAGGCCAGATCAGCGCCGCCGAGGCGGCTGAGCAGTTAAGGGCTCTAAAAAGGCGCTAA
- a CDS encoding enoyl-CoA hydratase/isomerase family protein, producing the protein MIIAADHQNIRLLTLNDPQRRNPLSPALVQELLAALEAAAQDPAIRAVVLSGAGPAFSAGADLEFLKNVTTAGAEANYAHSLELMRLFHRVYTFPKPTIAAINGPAVAGGAGLATACDLAIMSEQAQLGYTEVKIGFVAALVGVILVRNVGEKHAKELLLTGKLIPAQEAYRMGLVNRVVPPEQVLDEALALAQEVSANAPTSLKLTKELLHALPGMGLEDGFRLAAIANAWVRETGDLAEGIAAFFEKRPPRF; encoded by the coding sequence ATGATCATCGCAGCCGACCATCAAAATATCCGGCTCCTCACCCTCAACGACCCCCAGCGGCGCAACCCGCTCTCCCCTGCCCTGGTGCAAGAGCTGCTGGCCGCCCTCGAGGCCGCCGCGCAGGACCCAGCCATCCGGGCCGTGGTGCTCAGCGGCGCGGGCCCGGCCTTTAGCGCCGGGGCCGATCTGGAGTTCCTCAAAAACGTAACCACCGCGGGGGCCGAGGCCAACTACGCCCACTCCCTCGAGCTGATGCGCCTGTTTCACCGGGTCTACACCTTCCCCAAACCCACCATCGCCGCCATCAACGGCCCGGCAGTGGCCGGCGGGGCCGGGCTGGCCACGGCCTGCGACCTCGCCATCATGAGCGAGCAGGCCCAGTTGGGCTACACCGAGGTGAAGATCGGTTTTGTGGCCGCGCTGGTGGGGGTGATCCTGGTGCGCAACGTGGGGGAGAAGCACGCCAAGGAGCTGCTCCTAACCGGTAAGCTCATCCCAGCCCAGGAAGCCTACCGGATGGGCCTGGTCAACCGGGTGGTGCCGCCCGAGCAGGTGCTGGACGAAGCCCTGGCCCTGGCGCAGGAAGTGAGCGCCAACGCCCCGACCTCGCTCAAGCTGACCAAAGAGCTGCTCCACGCCCTGCCCGGCATGGGCCTCGAGGACGGCTTCCGACTGGCCGCCATCGCCAACGCCTGGGTGCGCGAGACCGGCGACCTGGCCGAGGGCATCGCCGCTTTCTTCGAGAAGCGCCCACCCCGTTTTTAG
- the infC gene encoding translation initiation factor IF-3 → MTRDVPVNERIRVRQVRLIDENGTQVGVVDTRDALRMAKEREYDLVLVSPNSVPPVARLLDYGKWRYEQQQAEKEARKKAKRTELKSMKLRPKIETHDYNTKLSHIRRFLEEGHKVKVTIMFRGREMAHQELGYKLLERVAKDLEGVGFVEMRPEMLGRDMNMVMAPGSKPSAPVAPSGSSTNSA, encoded by the coding sequence ATAACCAGAGACGTTCCAGTAAATGAGCGGATTCGGGTGCGTCAGGTTCGCCTGATTGACGAAAACGGCACGCAGGTGGGGGTGGTGGACACCCGCGATGCCCTGCGCATGGCTAAAGAGCGCGAGTACGATTTGGTCTTGGTCTCGCCCAACTCGGTTCCACCGGTGGCGCGGCTGCTCGACTACGGCAAGTGGCGCTACGAGCAGCAGCAGGCCGAGAAGGAAGCTCGCAAAAAGGCCAAGCGCACCGAGCTCAAGAGCATGAAGCTGCGCCCCAAAATTGAAACCCACGACTACAACACCAAACTCAGCCACATTCGACGCTTCCTCGAGGAGGGGCACAAGGTGAAGGTGACCATCATGTTCCGTGGGCGTGAGATGGCCCACCAGGAACTGGGCTACAAGCTCCTCGAGCGCGTCGCTAAAGACCTGGAAGGCGTGGGTTTTGTGGAGATGCGCCCGGAGATGCTGGGGCGGGATATGAACATGGTCATGGCCCCTGGTTCCAAACCGTCGGCTCCGGTGGCGCCTTCCGGCTCGTCTACCAATTCTGCATAG